The genomic DNA TGCAAAAAAAGGAGTTACAGAGCATTTCCCTTTCGATGAGGTGACTCTAGTTTTTAAAGTGATGGGGAAAATGTTTGCACTTACAAGTTTGAATAATTGGGAAAAAGGAGAGGAGAAAATTAATTTAAAATGCGACCCTGATAAGGCAGAAGAATTACGAGGCCAATACGAAGGCATTAACCCTGGTTGGCACATGAATAAACGACTTTGGAATACGGTAACTATTAATTCTAGTGATGTTTCAGGTGATTTGGTGAAAGAATTAATAGATCACTCTTACGATTTGGTGGTAAAAGGATTGACAAAAAATACAAAAGGAATTAGACAAAATATTAAAATTAGAAATCAGTAAAATGCTGATTTAAAAGTAATTTAATTAATAGATAAGTCTTTGTTTAATAACTTACAGGATTTTTCAATTCATAATTCAATTAAAAAACGAACATAAGTTTTATTGGTTCTTTTTTTAAATATTTATAAAAGCATTTTTTGTCATATTTACTACATTTACAATATCATTTAAATAATTTTTTTGATTTGCATTTTCTATTTTAAAACCCAATAGATAATGCATTCTTTTTTCTTGAATATTAGAACATTTTTATTGTAAACAAAAGTAGAAGGAGGTTTATATTTAGATATTGAAACGATTTTTAATTTTTATAAAAATAAAATAAGGCGTCCTAATTAAAATGTGTTTTTCATTTTATAATATTATTCTTATTAGTTTTAAGACTCAAGTCCTTTTAATATTTTAAAAAGAAACTTTTAATTTCAGTGAGTTTGTTAAGCTCAAAAAAGATTCTCCAAAAGAAGTTTTTTTTAAAGAAAAACTCAACTTTTTTTGAAGTGTTTTAGTTACTTTTTTAAGTATGAGGTAAATTACTTCCTATAATAAAAATATCATTTTCTGTATGATTAGAAATTTTATCACTAGCCAATGAAGCTCCACCTCTTTTTCAATAAAACTTACTAGAACTTCATGGTGTTGATGTAATTTATCATAAAAAATCATCTCAATGTCTTCTAGATAAACTAATGTGTTATTTTCTGGTTCTATAATTCTAAAAGGTAAAACTCTCATTTATTTAGATCTGTATGATCTCAAAATATCCAATAATATACACTTATTACCTAATAAGGGTGAATTTAGTATTAAAGTTGATTAACTTAATCTTATTTTTAAAAGTTAATTATTTAATGTTTTTTAGAATTGAAAACTAAACATAAAGGTGTTTGTAATTGTATCTGGTTTTCTACTTAATTTACTGCTAAAAACAAGACGAGTCTTCTTGTTTATTCAAAAAAAGTATATATTGGGAGAAAAGATTATTTTATTGCAGAAATTTTAAGAGAAGGAATAGTTAACATTAATTATTGATGTTACTTAGGTTAAGTAAGTAAATTTATTTTCTTAAAATTTACTATCTTTGAGATAATGAATAAAGTAGCTCTTCGAAAACTATATAAGCAAAAACGTAAAGATTTGTCAGTTTTTCAACTTGAAGAATTTCAAGAAAAAATATATGAAAAAATTTTTGAGTTAGATTTTTCTTCAGTAAAAACAATTCATATTTTCCTATCAATAAAAAGATTTTCAGAAATTAATACAGGTCCTATAATAGATTTTTTATTATTAAATAAAAAGGTTATTGTAGTTAGTGTAAGTGATTTTTCTACAAATAAATTAAAGCATTTTTTGTTTGATAATAATACAGTAATTAAAGTAAATTCTTATGGGATTCCAGAGCCTGTGAATGGAATAGAAATAGATGTTAATAAGATAGATATGGTATTTGTTCCTTTATTAATTTCGGATGAAAAAAAATACAGAGTTGGTTACGGAAAAGGTTTTTATGATAGATTTCTTGCTGAATGTAGAACTGATGTAATAACTATTGGGTTAAATTTTTTTCAACCAATTAAAGAGATTGTTGGTTTGAATAAATATGACGTTGCGTTAAGTGAGGTTATATATCCTAACAGTTAGGAAAAGAAAATAGATTTATGGTGTAATTTTTTTTTAATTTATTATTGAAGGAATATTTTTTTTCAGGATGAAAAGTTAAACCTATTATTGTAACCTTCAAGTTGATGCTATCTGTATTTAACCAATTTTATTTTGTTAGTATAATTGGTTTTCTATTAAGATATTACATGTTTGTGGCACAAACAAAAACAGATCAATAGTATTAAATTCAATATAAATAATCTTCACGTTCAATTCTATTTATACATATTTCCCTTGTTTTCTATTCATTTATATAATTGCGAGACAATAATGCTTTCATAATTTTATTTATAATATACAGAAAGTAGTGTTTAAGGAAGACAACTTATTCTTACTTAGTTTAGAGTATGTGTTCTTTAGTCATTGAATACTATGATTTTTAAAATTTTAAGGCATTTTTTTATTATTTACTTCATCTGTTTTTTTTTCTAAAAAGTACTCTCTTTCTAGTATATAAATGTGTTAGTTTTTTTACGTTACGAATACTATATTAAATATTGATTTTAGTTAGGATTAGTTCTTTAATCGAGTCGTTTTGTTGTTTTATTAGTACGAAATAATCAAATACTGATACATTTTTATCAGCTTATCTCATATTTTTTTTTTCTTACAAATATATTTATACTTTTAAACCATTGATAACTATAAATGAAAAAATATGAAAACAAAATTTACATTTTTTTTAACATTTCTATTTCTTGTTTCTGTGCAATTTACAGTTGCACAAGAAAAAAGGATTAAAGGGATTGTTAAAGAAGGATCCGACCCGTTACCAGGTGTTAGTATTCTAATTAAAGGAACCTTAAAAGGTACACAGACAGATTTTAATGGTAATTATGCGATCAAAGCAAATACAGGGGACGTTCTTGTTTTTAGCTACGTAGGTATGGAGGCTAAAGAAGTAACTGTAAATAATTCTAATATAATTGATGTCTTTTTAGAGGGAAGTAACTTATTAGATGAAATTGTTATTACAGCTTTAGGAAAAGTAAGAAAGAAAAAATCTGTGGGTTTTGCACAACAATCTGTAGAAGGGCAAGATCTAGTAAAAACGAATGAGGTTGATATTAATAATTCAATTGCAGGTAAGGTTTCTGGAGTTCAGGCATTGGGTAATTCTGGTGCAACTTTTGATGGTGCTTTGATACGTTTACGAGGTAACTCAAACGTTCTTTACGTAGTAGACGGTGTTAGAGTGCAATCTGCAGGAGATATTAATACTGCGGATATTGAAAGCATCTCTGTTCTTAAGGGAGGGGCGGCGACAGCTTTATATGGTACAGATGCAAGTGGTGGTGTAATAATTGTTACATCTTCAAAGGCAAAACAGGGGCAATCAATAAAGTTGCAATTAAGTACAGAAATGGCAAATGCAACTAACATATTAGAATATCAAAATGAATATGGAGGAGGTTACACCCAAGATTTTATTACTTTACCAAATGGAGAGTTGCGTCCTGACTATGGGGCAGATCAGTCATGGGGGCCAAAATTAGATGGTACCTTAGTAAGACATTGGGATAGTTGGATTGTTGGAGACCCTGAATATGGGAAATTACGTCCGTGGTCGGCAAACCCTAATAATGTAAAAGATTTTTATGAAACTGCAACAGTAAATAAAGCCATACTTACGTTTCAAAGCGGAGGAGAAAACCATCACTTAAGCACAACTATTCGAAATGTAAGTCAAGAAGGTATTTTGCCGAATACTGAAAGAAAAACGACGCAGATTAGTGTAAATGCAGATTATAATGTAACTAAAAAATTAACTTTAGACGCAAATATAAATTATCAAATAAGAAATACCTTAAATAACCCTCAATTAGGATATACTGGTAGTGGTTCATTTTTTAGACCGAACTTATGGTGGCAACGTCAATTAGATATCCATAGATTGAAAGATTACAAACGTAATGGTCAATTTGTTTCGTGGAATTTACAAAGTCCAACAAACCCGACCCCTGCATATTGGGATTCTCCTTATTTTGAATTTTATGAAAATAGAAATGAACAAGACAAAAATGCAATTTTTGGTAAATTAGCCTTAAATTATAAAGTTAATGAGAAGTTAAGTGCAAATCTACAGTATCGTAGAACTTTTAGTCATTTTAATTCTTACAAGATTGGTGCTTTCGGAGGAAGAGGTGGAGCAACAGACCCTCAATTTGAAGAAACTACATCCAGTCGAGCAGAAAACGAAGTTTATGGTACAATGAATTTTAATGATAAGTATGGTGATGAAGGAAAAATTGAGTTTGCTTCTACTGCAGGGTTTCAAATAAAGAATGAAACTTATAATTCTACTTATGCTTCATCTGTTGGAGGGTTAACTGTTCCTGGTTTCTATTCAGTTGAAACTTCGGTTGACAGGCCTACCTACAATGCAACCACCTATAAAGAAGAGTCTAGAGCTGTTTTTGGGAACGTAAATATTGGCTATAATGATATTATCTATTTAGATGCTTCTCTACGTGCAGATTGGAGTTCAACTGCAAACCCTGATAATAACAGACTTATAACTTATGGTGTTTCTTCTAGTTTTATCTTTAGTGAATTATTACAAGACGCGGGGTTTTTAAGTTTTGGTAAATTAAGAGCAGGTATTTCAAGTGCTCCCTCTTTTCCAAATGCTTACCTTATAAATGCAACGTACCAAAGTTCAGGTAATTATAATGGTTCACCATTGTTTTCTATTCCAAGTACTGCTGCAAACCCTTTAATAGCAGGAGCAAGTACAAAAGAGTCTGAGTTTGGACTAGAGATGAAGTTCTTTGATAATAAGATAGCTTTAGATTTAACTTATTATAACACCAAAATAGAAGATTTTCCTCGATTAGATTTATTACCATCTTCAACAGGTAGTTCAACTATTTATAGAAATACAGGAAAAGAAACAAGAAGTGGTTTTGAAGGAAGTTTAAACTTTAAACCTATAAGTACTGAAAACTTTAAATGGGATGTTGGGATTAATTTTGCAACCATTGACTGGAAGGTAAATGAAATAGATGCGAATGATGACCCTAATACACCTTCAACTCGTAGATTAGATAGAACCTGGACATTTAACAATAGTTATGTGGTTTTAAGAGATGTAGAAGGAGAGAGTAAAGGTAATATTTATGGAGTTAAGGCAAAGAGAGATTCGCAAGGTCGTATTATTATAGATCAGTCTGCAGGTGATTGGTCAGAAAATGCAATTGTTAGAGAAGACGATCAGCTGATAGGTAATTTCTTACCAGATTTAACAGGAGGGCTTACCAATACAATCCATTACAAAGATTTTGAATTGTCTGCATCTATTGATTTTCAGGTTGGAGGAGATTATTACTCTCAATCTAAACGTTGGGCAACTGGTTCTGGACACAGTATAGAAACAGTAGGGGTAAATGATAAAGGAAATTCAATTAGAGATGATGTTTCTAATGGTGGTGGTATTCGTTTAGATGGTGTAGATTCTGTTACAGGTGAACCTGTTACAAGGTATTTTGACGCTACGGCATATTTCGATAGGCAATTACCAGCATTTGCAGAAAATTTAGTATATGATGCTAGTTATGTGAAGTTACGTCAATTATCATTATCATACAATTTACCCAAAGAAGTAAGTGAAAAATTGGGTGTAGATAATATACAAACAAGTATTTTTGGAAATAATCTATGGCTTATTTATGCTGCCGATGAAATCGATCCTTCTGAGATTGAGAACGTAAGTGGTTCATCTTTAGGTAGATCTGGTGCAGGTTTTAGATGGGCAGAAGGAGCGCAATTTCCAAGCACTAGAACTTTCGGACTTAATCTTAGTGTAACGTTTTAAAAATTAAAATAATGAAAATAATTAAAAATAGTTTTATAGTAGTACTTATTATATTACTCAATTCATGTTCTAATGTTGATTTTGGTGATACAAATGTTGACCCAAACTCACCAACAAAAGATTTAACAAATGCATTGTTATCTGATGCCTTATTTATTACTGGAAATGTGGCTACAGCGTTAACACCAGGGTACTATGTGCAGCATTATGCAGATATTCAGTACACCGATGGTGAGCGTTATGGAACCGCAGAATTTGGTTATTCTGGTTTTTATACAGGAGTTTTAAATAACTTAGAACGCATCATTTCTTTAAATACAAATGAAGCAACAAAAAGTCAGGTAGCAGTTTTTGGATCTAATTCAAACCAAATTGCTGTAGCAAAATTAGTGAAAGCTTATACCTATCATACAATGACAGATAGGTGGGGGCAAATTCCGTTTACAGAAGCAAATAAACCATTAGAATTTTCTGAGCCTTCATTTGATAGTCAAGAAGTTATTTATGATGGTATTTTTAACTTAATTGACGATGCATTAGCTCAAATAGATAATGGTTCAGGACCAACAGGTGATATCTTACTTGAAGGAAATATGACTCGCTGGAAAGAATTTGGTAATACTTTAAAGGTTATTATGGCATTAAGACTTTCTGATGTTAGTACAGAAATGACTGCTCTTTCAGGAATTTCAGATTATGCAAGAACAAAATTCAATGAAGGAATCACTGGGGCTATTTCATCAGTAGCTAATAATATTGAATTTGCTTACACATCAGATGATAGTACAGACAACCCATGGGAAGATAGATATAACGGTAATAGAGCTCCAGATTATGCTGTAAGTGATGTTCTTGTAGATTTTTTACAGGATTCAAATAGAAATGATCCAAGAATTTCTAAATATGCTGATGAGGTGCCAAATGCACCCGGAACATATGTGGGAATGATTTATGACTTAATTACACCCAATGTAGATAGAGCAGATATATCATACATTACAGGCAATATTGCTAATAATAGTGAAGCTCCTGGATATGTATATACTTATGCACAAATTGCTTTTGCGAAGGCAGAAGCTGTAGAAAAAGGATGGATGACAGGAAGTGCTAAGTCTTTTTATTACGAAGGTATAAAAGCATCAATGGATCAGTGGGGTGTAAGCAACAATGACTACAATAAGTATATTACTGAGACTGCTGTAGTGTGGAATGCTTCAAATAGCATGAAGTTGATTGCAGAACAAAAGTGGGCATCATTATTTATGCAACCTTTTGAAGCATGGGCAGAATGGAGAAGATTAGATCACCCAGTTTTAACTCCACATTCATCTCCTTTAAATGGAACAGTTATTCCTGTAAGAATGGGGTATGCTAGTGGAATTAATGATTCTAATAAAGCAGAGTTAGATAAAGCAATATCTAAACAAGGTCTGCCTAAGTTTGATGATTTAGGAACAAAAGTATTTTGGGATGTAAATTAGAGTAATTATTTGAATTAATTGGAAGAAGTCGTCTAAAATAATTTTAGGCGGCTTTCTTTTTTAAAAAGATTTCCTTTTCCTTTTTTTCTTTGCTTTATAACTTCCTATCTATTTTATCTTTTTCTCGTTCGCCAAGAACAAATTTATTTAGATAAACAATGCCGGCCATAGGATTATTTTCACGACTCTCCATGGCATCTCTAATTTTAAGCATAAATAAACGTGCTGTCTTTTTTCATTGATTCCAAAACGAACTGTGACATAGCTTGTAGAAGTACTTTTTATAATGATTCTCATTTCAAAAACAATAAAAAAAGCTTTTCTGACACTAGAATTTACTTTGTAAAAAACTGATTTTGAGGTAACAGGGTCTTCACGAGAACAGCTATTATAAGTCAGTAAAACAAACCTTTCTTGGTTGTGTTTTTTTATGGTTATACTTAACAAAGCTAAAACCATCTTTCCGTTTAATATTTCTTACAATCACTATTCGTTTTAAACTGATCGAAGAAGTTGAGAAGGTTTTATCCCTTAAAATCACTCATATATAATATTATAATTAATTTAAATAACTATAAGAAAACAACTTGTGTCTCTGATTATACAGATTAAAATATTGCTTTCTTGATTTATAATGAATTTAATTTTAACATTCCTAAATCAGTTTATATTTACAAGAAAAAAATATAAACTGAATAAAAAGAATAGTTTTTTTAAAAATTAATGACTTATAGTTGGTTCAATTGTAAATGAGTATTTGTAGTTCTTATTAGCCTTAATTGTATATTCTTTATGTACGAATCTTCCCCATGAAGTATCGCCTCCAACGCCCATTTGTTTATAATCGATATTCCATTGAACTGTACTTCCAATTTTAATATCTGCGCCATGTTTCTTGGTTACGGGAATCAAACCAGAAGCAGATTTACCAGCATCATTAGAATTAAAATCAAGTTCTTTTATGTCAAATGGCCAAACACTTGTATTAAATAAATGCTGACTTGTAGCTTTTAAATTAATGTCTTTTGATGCTATTTGCACCCAACGAACATCTGTTTTATTTCCTGTTTCTTGTGGACGAGGATAAGCATGAAATTGCTCTTCAACTTTACCCGAATAAATGCCTGTTTTCTGACCAGTTTTTCTGTCCCAATAACTTTCTTCTGGACCTTTTCCATGCCAAGATATATCTGAGAAGTCTTTATTAAGAGTAAGAAACATTCCTAATCTTGGAATATTTGGTAGCTCTTTTTGATTGGCGTTAAAAGAGTAATCTAATGTTAAAGCCCCAGAATTATGTATTGTGAAATACACAATTATGGTTGCTTCATCTTTAGGTAAATGATAGGAAACAGCATATGAAACTTCCTTGTTGTTTAGAATAGGTTTTTTAATCAACTTAGCGATGTAATTGTAACTCGCATCTTGCCAAGTTTTAGCCCATTTATCCATTCCGTTTCCTAAATCATTATCTGTCGGGGGACGCCAAAAGTTTGGTTTAATTGGATGATTTGTAATTTCTTTACCTTCAAAGACCCAAGAAATAATTTCTCCAGAGGTTGAGTTTATTTTTAAAAAAGTTGAATTGTTTGAAATATTAATTTCATTTTCAATGCTTTTTATATTTAAAGCAGTTGCCTTGTTTGTAAAGGTCGGAGCAGCAGTAATTTCTTTATTAAGAATAAATTGATCCCAAGCAACTTCATGCCCTTTAGGAATCATATTAGTTGCTGTTTTTTGAATAAGATTAGCTTCTAAAATAACCTCATTTTCTGGAATAAATGTATTTGGAATTTCAGAAAAATACATTTGTACTTTTGATTGTGGTTTAATATTTAAGGCTACATTTTTAACCAAGATATTTTCCTTTCCATCTATTAAAATTTTTAATAGTAATGTTTTATTAGATAAGTCTGCAAAGAAATTTTTATTTTCTATTTCTAGAACTCCATTTCCTAAGTAGTTGAATTGAACCGGTTCATAGACTTTTTTTACTTCCGATAAATGTGGGTGAGGTTTTCTATACGGATCTACCAAACCATTGTTTAAAAAGTTACCATCCGTTGGTAGATCTGGGTGATAATCGTGTCCGTAAGCTAAGTATGGTTTTCCATTTTTGTCTTTATATTCTAAGCTTTGGTCTACCCAATCCCAAATAAAACCACCTTGTAAATTGTCGTATTCTTCGATGATATTCCAATAATCTTGTAAATTCCCAACAGAATTTCCCATTGCGTGTGCATACTCAATCATAATAGATGGTTTCTCTGAATTTGATTTCCCATGTTTGATTAAATACTCAGGTTTTGGGTACATTGGACAATACAAATCTGTATAATCATCTTTTCCCGCAGGTTCATATTGTACTATTCTGTTGTTATCTTGTGCTTTCAACCACTTATAAGTAGTTTTAAAAACAGTGCCTTTACCTGCCTCATTTCCTAAAGACCAAGAATATATTGAAGCATGATTTCTATCTCTATAATACATTCTTTTTGTACGCATTAAGTGCGCAGGCAACCAACTCATTTCATTTCCTATTTGAGTTTTCTCATCAATTGCCAAAGGATGACTTTCTATATTCGCTTCATCTACTACATACAAACCATAGTTATCGCATAAATCTAACCAATAAGGATCATTGGGGTAATGAGAGGAACGAACAGCATTAATGTTATGTTGTTTCATCAATTTAATATCTTTTTCCATAGATGCCTTAGAAACTACATGACCAGTAAAAGGATCTGTTTCGTGTCTGTTTACACCTTTTATATAAATTGGTTTTCCGTTAATTAATACTTGGGCATCTTTAATTTCTACACGTTTAAAGCCTACCTTTTTATATATAAACTGATTATCACCTAAAGAAACATATAAATTATATAAGTTAGGTGTTTCTGCAGACCAAGATTTTACATTCTCAATGTTTTTATCAATTTTGAAGTCTAGCGTAGAATTTGCAGAAACTATAACCGTTTTTGCTTCTTTAAATTCATCATTTAAAGAAATTGTAATTTCTTTTGTAACTTCTTTATCGGTATCATTTGTAATTGAGAAAATACCATTAAAAATTCCGTTTTTATAAGAAGTATCTAACGTTGTTTTTGCATGATAATCTGAAAGATATACTTTAGGTCTAGTATATAGGTAAACTTCACGTTCAATTCCGCTCATTCGTAACATGTCTTGACTTTCTAAATAACTTGCGTCAGACCATCTAAATAATTGTAAAGAGATTAAGTTTTTCCCTTCTTTTAATTGTTTTGAAATATTAAATTCTGCTGGCGTTTTACTTCCTTGTGAATAGCCAGTGTACTTGCCATTAACATAAACATACATTGCAGATTTTGCTCCAGCGAAATGAAGGATAACATCTTCAGACAAGAATTCTTTATTTAAAGTGATTTCTTTTCTATAAGTTCCTACAGGATTGTAATCTGTTGGCGCACTTGGCCATTTTGTTGTAAACGGGTAACGTTCATCTAAATAAATAGGATGACCATATCCTTCTACTTCCCAATTTGCAGGAACAGGAATTGTTTTCCAGTCAGTATCATCAAATGTTGTGTTTTGAAAAGTTGTAGGACGTTTTTTAGGATCTTTTACCCAATTGAATTTCCAGTCTCCATTCAAACTTAAAAAACGGTTTGAATTTTCTTTTGAGTTAATTTCCGAATTTTCAAAAGTGAAATATGTAGCTCTAGGGGCTAACTTATTTTCTTCAAATATTTGATGATTAAAGTGATTTTTTTGAGCTGATACAGCTTCTAAACGTTTTTTATTACAGCTAAAAATAAGGCAAAATAATAGGGTGTATAGTAGTTTTAATTTCATATTATTTATTTTGTAGTTTCATAAAATCTTCCTTTAGTATTTTTCTTAGATAAAACAGCACTTCTTTTGCATTTTCTCTTGTAAATACAATTGGAGGTTTAATTTTTAAAACATTGTAATCGATACCATCTGTACTCATTAAAATACCATGATCTTTCATTCTGTTTGCTAAATAATCGGTTTGTTTGGCTAGGGGATTTAAATCTGCATCCACCAATTCAATTCCTAAAAACAACCCTTGTCCGCGAACATCACCAATAATTGGAAATTCTTTAGAAAGTTTATTTAATTCAGCTTTAAAAAATTCGCCAACTTCTAACGCATTTTCTTGTAGTTTTTCGTTTTTTACAGTTCTTAGAACCTCAGTAGCAATAGCACAAGAAACAGGGTTTCCGCCAAAGGTGTTAAAATATTCCATTCCGTTAGCAAACGCATCAGCTACTTTTTGTGTGCAAGCTACTGCGGCAATAGGATGTCCATTTCCTAAAGGTTTACCGATAGTAACAATATCTGGAATTACGTTATGTAATTGGAAACCCCAAAAAGTTTTACCCATTCTACCACAACCTGTTTGCACTTCATCTGAAATACAAATCCCGCCAGCTTCTCTAATTTTATTATATACTTCTGTTAAAAAACCTTCTGGTAATTCTACCTGACCACCACAACTTATGATGGGTTCGATAATAAAACCACCAATATTTCTACCTTTTTGTTTGATATTGTCAATACACTTTACAACTTCTTCTACGTATTTAGATGCCGCATTTTTACCTCTATACTTTCCTCTAAAAGCATCTGGTAAAGGGAATATTTGTGTGTGTTCTGGTGCTCCATTTCCGCCTTTTCCATCAAATTTATAAGAAGAAATATCAATACACATATTTGCATTTCCATGATAACCAACCTCACTAGCAATCATATCTTTTTCTCCCGTAACGGCTTTTACCATTCTTATAGCCAGTTCATTTGCCTCACTTCCAGAATTCACAAAATGCAAAACATTTAATTCTGGGGGTAACGTTTCAATTAATTCTTTTGCTAATGCATTAATATTCTCGTGTAAATACCTTGAGTTGGTATTAATTAATGCCATTTGTTCTTGACCTGCTTTTACAACATTGTAATGTTCATGACCAACATGTGCAACATTATTTACAGTGTCTAAATATTTTTTTCCGAATTGATCTATTAAATATTGACCAGCTCCACGAACCATTTTAATTGGAGTATTATATTGAAGGCTTAGACTTTTACCTAAGTGTTGTTTTCTATACTTAATGATTTCATCATTAGAAATAGCCGTGTTTTCATGTAAGGCATCTGATTTGAAAAGTAAGTTAGGGTCTGGACAAACACTTTTCCAAACATCAATCTGATTTAAATAAGCAACACCAGGGAAATCTACTTTAGAATCAAATAAAGATAACAGTATTTGAAAGTGTAAATGCGGTGCCCAATTTCCGTTTTCAGGATAATTTGCCAATTCAGTAATTTTTTCCCCCTTTAAAACCTTGTCGCCAATTGTATGTTTTAAAGTACTTTCTA from Polaribacter sp. ALD11 includes the following:
- a CDS encoding MmcQ/YjbR family DNA-binding protein, which gives rise to MNIEQLRDFCIAKKGVTEHFPFDEVTLVFKVMGKMFALTSLNNWEKGEEKINLKCDPDKAEELRGQYEGINPGWHMNKRLWNTVTINSSDVSGDLVKELIDHSYDLVVKGLTKNTKGIRQNIKIRNQ
- a CDS encoding 5-formyltetrahydrofolate cyclo-ligase, translated to MNKVALRKLYKQKRKDLSVFQLEEFQEKIYEKIFELDFSSVKTIHIFLSIKRFSEINTGPIIDFLLLNKKVIVVSVSDFSTNKLKHFLFDNNTVIKVNSYGIPEPVNGIEIDVNKIDMVFVPLLISDEKKYRVGYGKGFYDRFLAECRTDVITIGLNFFQPIKEIVGLNKYDVALSEVIYPNS
- a CDS encoding SusC/RagA family TonB-linked outer membrane protein, translated to MKTKFTFFLTFLFLVSVQFTVAQEKRIKGIVKEGSDPLPGVSILIKGTLKGTQTDFNGNYAIKANTGDVLVFSYVGMEAKEVTVNNSNIIDVFLEGSNLLDEIVITALGKVRKKKSVGFAQQSVEGQDLVKTNEVDINNSIAGKVSGVQALGNSGATFDGALIRLRGNSNVLYVVDGVRVQSAGDINTADIESISVLKGGAATALYGTDASGGVIIVTSSKAKQGQSIKLQLSTEMANATNILEYQNEYGGGYTQDFITLPNGELRPDYGADQSWGPKLDGTLVRHWDSWIVGDPEYGKLRPWSANPNNVKDFYETATVNKAILTFQSGGENHHLSTTIRNVSQEGILPNTERKTTQISVNADYNVTKKLTLDANINYQIRNTLNNPQLGYTGSGSFFRPNLWWQRQLDIHRLKDYKRNGQFVSWNLQSPTNPTPAYWDSPYFEFYENRNEQDKNAIFGKLALNYKVNEKLSANLQYRRTFSHFNSYKIGAFGGRGGATDPQFEETTSSRAENEVYGTMNFNDKYGDEGKIEFASTAGFQIKNETYNSTYASSVGGLTVPGFYSVETSVDRPTYNATTYKEESRAVFGNVNIGYNDIIYLDASLRADWSSTANPDNNRLITYGVSSSFIFSELLQDAGFLSFGKLRAGISSAPSFPNAYLINATYQSSGNYNGSPLFSIPSTAANPLIAGASTKESEFGLEMKFFDNKIALDLTYYNTKIEDFPRLDLLPSSTGSSTIYRNTGKETRSGFEGSLNFKPISTENFKWDVGINFATIDWKVNEIDANDDPNTPSTRRLDRTWTFNNSYVVLRDVEGESKGNIYGVKAKRDSQGRIIIDQSAGDWSENAIVREDDQLIGNFLPDLTGGLTNTIHYKDFELSASIDFQVGGDYYSQSKRWATGSGHSIETVGVNDKGNSIRDDVSNGGGIRLDGVDSVTGEPVTRYFDATAYFDRQLPAFAENLVYDASYVKLRQLSLSYNLPKEVSEKLGVDNIQTSIFGNNLWLIYAADEIDPSEIENVSGSSLGRSGAGFRWAEGAQFPSTRTFGLNLSVTF
- a CDS encoding SusD/RagB family nutrient-binding outer membrane lipoprotein, yielding MKIIKNSFIVVLIILLNSCSNVDFGDTNVDPNSPTKDLTNALLSDALFITGNVATALTPGYYVQHYADIQYTDGERYGTAEFGYSGFYTGVLNNLERIISLNTNEATKSQVAVFGSNSNQIAVAKLVKAYTYHTMTDRWGQIPFTEANKPLEFSEPSFDSQEVIYDGIFNLIDDALAQIDNGSGPTGDILLEGNMTRWKEFGNTLKVIMALRLSDVSTEMTALSGISDYARTKFNEGITGAISSVANNIEFAYTSDDSTDNPWEDRYNGNRAPDYAVSDVLVDFLQDSNRNDPRISKYADEVPNAPGTYVGMIYDLITPNVDRADISYITGNIANNSEAPGYVYTYAQIAFAKAEAVEKGWMTGSAKSFYYEGIKASMDQWGVSNNDYNKYITETAVVWNASNSMKLIAEQKWASLFMQPFEAWAEWRRLDHPVLTPHSSPLNGTVIPVRMGYASGINDSNKAELDKAISKQGLPKFDDLGTKVFWDVN
- a CDS encoding glycoside hydrolase family 2 TIM barrel-domain containing protein yields the protein MKLKLLYTLLFCLIFSCNKKRLEAVSAQKNHFNHQIFEENKLAPRATYFTFENSEINSKENSNRFLSLNGDWKFNWVKDPKKRPTTFQNTTFDDTDWKTIPVPANWEVEGYGHPIYLDERYPFTTKWPSAPTDYNPVGTYRKEITLNKEFLSEDVILHFAGAKSAMYVYVNGKYTGYSQGSKTPAEFNISKQLKEGKNLISLQLFRWSDASYLESQDMLRMSGIEREVYLYTRPKVYLSDYHAKTTLDTSYKNGIFNGIFSITNDTDKEVTKEITISLNDEFKEAKTVIVSANSTLDFKIDKNIENVKSWSAETPNLYNLYVSLGDNQFIYKKVGFKRVEIKDAQVLINGKPIYIKGVNRHETDPFTGHVVSKASMEKDIKLMKQHNINAVRSSHYPNDPYWLDLCDNYGLYVVDEANIESHPLAIDEKTQIGNEMSWLPAHLMRTKRMYYRDRNHASIYSWSLGNEAGKGTVFKTTYKWLKAQDNNRIVQYEPAGKDDYTDLYCPMYPKPEYLIKHGKSNSEKPSIMIEYAHAMGNSVGNLQDYWNIIEEYDNLQGGFIWDWVDQSLEYKDKNGKPYLAYGHDYHPDLPTDGNFLNNGLVDPYRKPHPHLSEVKKVYEPVQFNYLGNGVLEIENKNFFADLSNKTLLLKILIDGKENILVKNVALNIKPQSKVQMYFSEIPNTFIPENEVILEANLIQKTATNMIPKGHEVAWDQFILNKEITAAPTFTNKATALNIKSIENEINISNNSTFLKINSTSGEIISWVFEGKEITNHPIKPNFWRPPTDNDLGNGMDKWAKTWQDASYNYIAKLIKKPILNNKEVSYAVSYHLPKDEATIIVYFTIHNSGALTLDYSFNANQKELPNIPRLGMFLTLNKDFSDISWHGKGPEESYWDRKTGQKTGIYSGKVEEQFHAYPRPQETGNKTDVRWVQIASKDINLKATSQHLFNTSVWPFDIKELDFNSNDAGKSASGLIPVTKKHGADIKIGSTVQWNIDYKQMGVGGDTSWGRFVHKEYTIKANKNYKYSFTIEPTISH